A genome region from Cognatishimia activa includes the following:
- a CDS encoding Do family serine endopeptidase has product MRALWLSALALMFILAQTLVAQARPDSLADLVEEVSPAVVNISTSTVVASRSGPQGIVPEGSPFEDFFREFQDRQGQGDQNRPRRSAALGAGFVISEDGFVVTNNHVIEGADEILVEFFSGEELPATVIGKDPNTDIAVLKVESDTPLPFVSFGDSDVARVGDWVMAVGNPLGQGFSVSAGIISARNRALSGSYDDFIQTDAAINRGNSGGPLFNMDGEVIGVNTAILSPNGGSIGIGFSMASNVVTNVVDQLQEFGETRRGWLGVRIQDVTEDMIGAVEGLETAAGAMVTDVPDGPAKDAGIESGDVILTFDGTDVEDVRGLVRTVGNTAVGKAVRVIVLRGGKTQTLLVTLGRREEAEAAVPAAQPVTPEEPTEKDMLGLTVTPMTEELRTELGLDEGAEGLVITNVDELSKAYEKGMRAGDVITEASQQKVVSVSDLDARVAEAEEAGRKSILLLVRRGGEPRFVALALDE; this is encoded by the coding sequence ATGCGCGCTTTGTGGCTCTCGGCCCTCGCGCTTATGTTTATTCTGGCCCAAACCCTCGTGGCCCAAGCCCGCCCCGATAGCCTTGCCGACCTTGTCGAAGAGGTCAGCCCGGCTGTGGTCAATATTTCCACCTCAACTGTGGTCGCCAGCCGATCCGGCCCGCAGGGCATCGTGCCCGAAGGCAGCCCGTTTGAGGATTTCTTCCGTGAATTTCAGGACCGTCAGGGCCAGGGCGATCAAAACCGCCCCCGCCGTAGCGCCGCTTTGGGCGCCGGGTTCGTGATCTCTGAGGATGGCTTTGTCGTCACCAACAACCACGTCATCGAAGGCGCGGATGAGATCCTGGTCGAGTTCTTCTCTGGCGAAGAGCTCCCTGCCACTGTGATCGGTAAAGATCCGAATACCGACATCGCGGTTCTCAAAGTCGAAAGCGACACGCCGTTGCCGTTTGTCAGCTTTGGCGACAGCGATGTAGCGCGTGTTGGGGACTGGGTCATGGCCGTGGGTAACCCGCTGGGTCAGGGCTTCTCTGTCTCTGCCGGTATCATTTCGGCGCGCAACCGTGCTTTGTCGGGTTCCTACGATGACTTCATTCAGACCGACGCTGCGATCAACCGCGGCAACTCTGGTGGCCCACTGTTCAACATGGATGGCGAAGTGATCGGCGTGAACACCGCGATCCTGTCTCCAAACGGGGGCTCGATTGGCATCGGTTTCTCTATGGCGTCCAACGTTGTGACCAATGTGGTCGACCAGCTGCAAGAGTTCGGCGAGACCCGCCGTGGCTGGCTGGGTGTTCGTATTCAGGACGTGACCGAAGATATGATCGGCGCAGTCGAAGGTCTTGAGACCGCTGCCGGCGCGATGGTCACCGATGTGCCGGACGGTCCTGCAAAGGATGCGGGTATTGAATCCGGTGACGTGATCCTGACCTTTGACGGCACAGACGTTGAGGACGTGCGCGGCCTGGTTCGCACTGTTGGCAACACGGCTGTTGGCAAAGCCGTTCGCGTGATCGTTCTGCGAGGTGGCAAGACGCAGACGCTTCTGGTGACCCTGGGTCGTCGCGAAGAGGCCGAAGCCGCTGTGCCAGCAGCCCAACCTGTGACGCCTGAAGAGCCAACCGAGAAAGACATGCTTGGCCTGACCGTTACTCCAATGACCGAAGAGCTGCGCACAGAGCTTGGTCTGGACGAAGGCGCTGAAGGTCTGGTGATCACCAATGTTGATGAGCTGTCCAAAGCCTATGAAAAAGGCATGCGCGCCGGTGATGTGATCACCGAGGCGAGCCAGCAAAAGGTGGTCTCTGTGTCTGATCTGGATGCACGTGTGGCCGAGGCTGAAGAAGCAGGTCGCAAGTCGATCCTCTTGCTGGTGCGTCGCGGTGGCGAGCCACGGTTTGTCGCTCTGGCGCTTGACGAATAA
- a CDS encoding DUF2065 family protein — MIETILLALGLVLILEGLVYALAPSLIEELLKALQSLSIAQRRQIGILVLALGVVVIVMARQFG, encoded by the coding sequence ATGATCGAAACGATCCTCTTGGCCCTCGGGCTGGTTTTAATTCTGGAGGGGCTGGTTTATGCACTGGCCCCTTCGCTTATTGAAGAGCTGCTTAAGGCGCTGCAAAGCCTCTCCATAGCGCAGCGGCGACAGATCGGAATATTGGTTCTGGCGTTGGGAGTCGTTGTGATCGTGATGGCGCGTCAATTTGGCTAG
- the hflC gene encoding protease modulator HflC: protein MTRSVALLAVLAVALLTALSSIFIVDERQKALVLQFGRVVDVKEDPGLAFKLPLIQEVVYYDDRILSRDLDPIEVTPLDDRRLVVDAFARYRIADVNQFRQATGAAGDQSIAVAGRRLDSILRSQTREILGSVSSNDILSSDRAALMLRIRNGAIRDAEALGLEVIDVRLKRTDLPRENLDATFARMRAEREREATDERARGQEAAQRIRAQADRTVVELTSDARRDAEIIRGEADANRNAIFAEAYGADAEFFQFYRSLAAYRASLLEGNSTMVISPDSEFFNYLKSDLGTQ from the coding sequence ATGACTCGTTCTGTAGCTTTGCTGGCCGTTCTGGCCGTTGCCCTGCTGACCGCACTGTCCTCGATCTTTATCGTGGATGAACGCCAAAAAGCGCTGGTTCTGCAATTTGGTCGCGTTGTCGACGTCAAAGAAGACCCGGGTTTGGCGTTCAAACTGCCTCTGATCCAAGAGGTCGTTTACTATGACGACCGTATCCTCAGCCGTGACCTTGATCCGATCGAAGTCACGCCTCTGGATGACCGTCGTCTGGTTGTGGACGCCTTCGCGCGGTATCGGATTGCTGACGTGAACCAGTTCCGTCAGGCGACCGGTGCGGCGGGCGATCAATCCATTGCGGTGGCGGGCCGTCGTCTGGATTCGATCCTGCGCTCCCAAACACGGGAAATTCTGGGTTCGGTATCGTCTAACGACATCCTCAGCTCTGACCGGGCTGCTCTGATGCTGCGGATCCGCAATGGCGCGATCCGCGACGCCGAGGCGCTGGGCCTCGAGGTCATCGACGTGCGTCTGAAACGCACTGACCTGCCGCGTGAAAACCTTGACGCGACTTTCGCACGTATGCGGGCGGAACGTGAACGGGAAGCGACCGATGAGCGGGCCCGTGGTCAAGAAGCCGCGCAGCGGATCCGTGCGCAAGCGGATCGTACTGTGGTCGAGCTGACCTCGGATGCGCGCCGTGATGCGGAAATCATCCGCGGTGAAGCGGATGCGAACCGGAACGCGATCTTTGCTGAGGCCTATGGTGCCGATGCCGAGTTCTTCCAGTTCTATCGCAGCCTCGCGGCCTATCGCGCGTCTTTGCTTGAAGGCAACTCGACCATGGTGATCTCGCCAGATTCCGAGTTCTTTAACTATCTGAAATCCGACCTCGGAACCCAATGA
- the hflK gene encoding FtsH protease activity modulator HflK, translating into MAGNSGGPWGGGGNNGGGNRGGNNGSGNRGNGGRRPDDQPQIPDIDDLMKKGQDQLRVLMGGRGGSGQSGGSGGGGDLPTPGRGVMTLGIIALIGIFWVWNSFYTVRPEEQSVELFLGEYSSTGQPGLNFAPWPVVTAEVIPVTREQTEDIGVGQRGSDAGLMLTGDENIVDIDFQVVWNINDAQKFLFNLRDAQLTIRAVSESAMREIIAQSDLAPILNRDRASIAERLQDLIQSTLDSYDSGVNIVRVNFDKADPPTQVIDAFRDVQAAEQERDRTQKEADAYANAVLAGARGEAAQVLEEAEAYRAQVVNQAEGEASRFSAVLEEYRKAPEVTRKRLYIETMEEVLGRVDKVIIDDAAGGDQGVVPYLPLNELRKGSNN; encoded by the coding sequence ATGGCAGGCAATTCTGGCGGCCCCTGGGGGGGCGGCGGCAACAACGGCGGTGGGAACCGCGGTGGCAACAATGGGAGCGGCAATCGCGGAAACGGCGGTCGTCGTCCCGATGACCAGCCCCAAATCCCCGATATTGATGACCTGATGAAAAAGGGTCAGGACCAGCTGCGCGTTCTGATGGGCGGTCGCGGCGGCTCTGGCCAGTCCGGCGGCTCTGGCGGTGGCGGAGATCTTCCGACCCCGGGTCGTGGTGTTATGACCTTGGGTATTATCGCCCTAATTGGCATCTTCTGGGTGTGGAACAGCTTTTACACTGTTCGTCCAGAAGAGCAGTCTGTTGAGCTCTTCTTGGGTGAGTACTCTTCGACCGGACAACCGGGTCTGAACTTTGCGCCATGGCCAGTTGTGACCGCCGAGGTCATTCCGGTGACCCGCGAACAGACCGAAGATATCGGTGTTGGTCAACGTGGCTCTGATGCGGGTCTGATGCTGACTGGTGACGAAAACATCGTCGACATCGATTTCCAGGTGGTTTGGAACATCAACGATGCGCAGAAATTCCTGTTCAACCTGCGTGACGCGCAGCTGACCATCCGCGCCGTGTCTGAATCGGCGATGCGTGAGATTATTGCGCAGTCCGATCTGGCTCCGATCCTCAACCGGGATCGTGCGTCCATTGCGGAGCGTTTGCAGGATCTGATCCAGTCGACGCTTGATAGCTATGACTCCGGCGTCAACATCGTCCGTGTGAACTTTGACAAAGCCGACCCGCCAACTCAGGTGATTGACGCTTTCCGTGACGTTCAGGCCGCTGAGCAGGAACGTGACCGGACCCAGAAAGAAGCTGACGCCTATGCCAACGCTGTCCTCGCGGGCGCACGTGGTGAAGCAGCGCAGGTTCTCGAAGAAGCCGAAGCCTATCGTGCCCAAGTGGTCAACCAAGCGGAAGGTGAAGCGAGCCGTTTCTCTGCCGTTCTGGAAGAATACCGCAAGGCACCTGAGGTGACACGCAAACGTCTGTACATCGAAACCATGGAAGAGGTTCTGGGCCGCGTCGATAAAGTGATCATCGACGATGCCGCCGGTGGCGACCAAGGGGTCGTGCCATATCTGCCTCTGAATGAACTGCGCAAAGGGAGCAACAACTGA
- the gor gene encoding glutathione-disulfide reductase, whose amino-acid sequence MSFDYDLFVIGGGSGGVRAARVAAAEGAKVALAEEDRYGGTCVIRGCVPKKLMVFASEYSGMVEDAQSYGWDIQPGAFNWDAFKGKLHAELDRLEGIYRNLLKNSGVESFDQRAKLADAHTVELADGTTKTAKHILIATGGRPVWPDLPGAELGISSNEIFHLEKLPESILIVGGGYIASEFAGIMNGLGVKTTQYYRGAQILRGFDDEARGLVCEEMCQRGVDVKLGTNVLEMRKEGDKIWVKATNGDEQLFDQVMFATGRSPNSNDLGLEALGIELGRKGEILVDDYSQTKVPSVYAIGDVTDRVNLTPVAIREGMAFVETVFKGNPTKPDHELIPTAIFTQPEMGTIGLSEEEACEQEPIEVYATSFKPMQQSFAGRSERVLMKLIVSQATRKVLGCHIVAPGAGEMIQLAGIAVKMGATKEDFDRTVAVHPTMSEELVTMKAPVRTG is encoded by the coding sequence ATGAGTTTTGACTATGATCTCTTTGTCATCGGCGGTGGCTCCGGTGGCGTAAGAGCCGCGCGTGTGGCGGCGGCTGAGGGCGCGAAAGTGGCTTTGGCAGAAGAGGACCGCTATGGCGGCACCTGCGTGATCCGGGGCTGTGTGCCTAAGAAACTGATGGTCTTTGCCAGCGAATATTCCGGCATGGTCGAGGACGCGCAGAGCTATGGATGGGATATTCAGCCCGGTGCGTTCAATTGGGATGCCTTTAAAGGCAAGCTGCATGCGGAACTGGATCGCCTTGAGGGCATCTATCGCAACCTGCTGAAAAACAGCGGTGTCGAGAGCTTTGATCAGCGCGCGAAACTCGCGGATGCCCATACGGTTGAACTGGCCGATGGCACCACGAAAACTGCGAAACATATTCTGATTGCCACCGGTGGCCGTCCGGTCTGGCCGGATCTGCCGGGTGCGGAACTCGGCATCTCCAGCAATGAGATCTTTCATCTGGAGAAATTGCCTGAATCGATCCTGATCGTGGGCGGCGGCTATATTGCTTCTGAATTCGCCGGCATCATGAACGGGCTTGGAGTCAAGACCACGCAATATTACCGCGGTGCGCAAATCCTGCGTGGCTTTGATGATGAAGCGCGTGGGTTGGTTTGTGAAGAAATGTGCCAACGTGGAGTCGATGTGAAACTCGGCACCAACGTGCTTGAGATGCGTAAAGAAGGCGACAAGATCTGGGTCAAAGCCACCAATGGCGATGAACAGCTCTTTGATCAGGTGATGTTTGCGACAGGCCGGTCTCCGAATTCGAATGACCTTGGCCTTGAGGCGCTGGGTATCGAGCTGGGTCGCAAAGGTGAAATCTTGGTGGACGACTATAGCCAGACGAAAGTGCCGTCTGTCTACGCCATCGGAGACGTCACCGACCGTGTGAACCTCACCCCTGTGGCGATCCGCGAAGGCATGGCCTTTGTGGAAACTGTCTTTAAGGGCAATCCGACGAAGCCTGATCACGAGCTGATCCCAACTGCGATCTTCACGCAGCCGGAAATGGGCACCATTGGCCTTTCTGAGGAAGAGGCCTGCGAGCAAGAGCCGATTGAGGTCTATGCGACCTCGTTCAAACCGATGCAGCAGTCTTTCGCAGGTCGCAGCGAGCGTGTCCTCATGAAGCTGATCGTAAGCCAAGCCACCCGCAAGGTTCTGGGCTGTCACATCGTGGCCCCCGGCGCGGGCGAGATGATCCAGCTTGCGGGCATCGCCGTGAAGATGGGTGCAACAAAAGAAGACTTTGATCGGACCGTGGCCGTTCACCCGACCATGTCTGAGGAATTAGTCACAATGAAAGCCCCTGTGCGCACCGGATAG
- the rpiA gene encoding ribose-5-phosphate isomerase RpiA, protein MSTELSPIDKAKFVAAKKAVEFVEDGMRVGLGTGSTAAWMVRCLGELVRDEGLKIKGVPTSTRTAKLAREVGIEVVSLDAAKWLDITIDGADEFDGDLNLIKGGGGALLQEKIVATASDQMIVIADAGKEVETLGQFPLPVELIPFGWQTTQALIEETLVSLDVLARKSTLRMNGDTPFVTDEGNHILDLHLKRIGNPQQTAMVLNQMPGVVENGLFIDICDRVVIGYGDGRVEVRDINAGTIEENMLDFVESENVFSDLAD, encoded by the coding sequence ATGTCCACCGAACTCTCTCCGATTGATAAGGCGAAATTCGTTGCTGCGAAGAAAGCTGTCGAATTTGTCGAAGACGGGATGCGCGTGGGGCTTGGGACCGGATCGACGGCAGCTTGGATGGTGCGCTGTCTGGGTGAGCTGGTGCGTGACGAGGGACTTAAGATCAAAGGCGTTCCGACATCGACCCGCACAGCGAAGCTCGCGCGCGAGGTCGGGATTGAGGTCGTGAGCCTTGATGCTGCGAAGTGGCTGGATATCACCATTGATGGCGCGGATGAGTTTGATGGCGATCTGAACCTCATCAAAGGCGGCGGCGGTGCACTGTTGCAGGAAAAGATCGTGGCAACCGCCTCAGATCAGATGATCGTCATCGCGGACGCCGGCAAAGAAGTTGAGACGCTGGGCCAGTTCCCCTTGCCGGTCGAGCTTATTCCCTTTGGCTGGCAGACCACGCAGGCGTTGATTGAAGAAACGCTGGTGTCGCTCGACGTACTGGCGCGTAAATCTACTCTTCGCATGAATGGCGATACACCCTTTGTGACGGATGAGGGCAACCATATCTTGGATCTTCACCTTAAGCGGATCGGCAATCCTCAACAAACCGCGATGGTCTTGAACCAAATGCCGGGCGTCGTGGAAAATGGCCTTTTCATCGACATCTGTGACAGAGTTGTGATCGGTTATGGGGATGGAAGAGTCGAAGTGCGCGACATAAATGCAGGCACGATAGAAGAGAATATGCTGGATTTCGTCGAGAGCGAAAACGTGTTCTCAGATCTTGCGGACTAA
- a CDS encoding glutathione S-transferase family protein has protein sequence MTTAYRLHYAPDNASLIIRLALLELEVPFECALLDRETRAHKSAEYLALNPAGRIPALETPDGVMFETGAILLWLADKHQALFPKADDPARAHALKWLFYVSNTLHANLNLRFYPDQYTSEAHEALRAGAVENIKHAFSLLNDVAGEGHAWFNGPEVSILDLYVAATLRWSQIYPSKDYRQITADAWPHLQQMVQRLETRASVTELIKAEGLGQKPFSHPENFYMYQSETA, from the coding sequence ATGACAACAGCCTATCGCCTTCACTATGCGCCGGACAATGCGTCCCTGATTATTCGCCTCGCTCTTTTAGAGCTAGAGGTGCCGTTTGAATGCGCTCTGCTGGATCGCGAAACGCGGGCGCATAAATCAGCGGAGTATCTGGCGTTGAACCCGGCCGGGCGCATTCCGGCTTTGGAAACGCCCGATGGCGTGATGTTTGAAACCGGAGCGATCCTCTTGTGGCTGGCGGACAAACATCAGGCGCTGTTCCCAAAGGCAGATGATCCCGCGCGGGCACATGCGCTGAAGTGGCTCTTTTATGTGTCAAACACACTGCATGCGAATTTGAACCTGCGGTTTTATCCGGATCAATATACCAGCGAGGCCCACGAGGCCCTGCGCGCCGGCGCTGTCGAAAACATCAAACACGCCTTCTCTTTGCTCAATGACGTCGCGGGTGAAGGGCATGCTTGGTTTAATGGCCCCGAGGTCAGCATCCTTGACCTCTATGTCGCGGCAACCCTGCGCTGGTCCCAAATCTACCCGTCCAAAGACTACCGCCAGATCACTGCTGACGCTTGGCCGCACCTTCAGCAGATGGTGCAACGCCTAGAAACCCGCGCCTCTGTCACAGAGCTCATCAAAGCCGAAGGCCTCGGTCAGAAGCCTTTCAGCCACCCCGAAAACTTCTACATGTACCAAAGTGAGACCGCCTGA
- a CDS encoding L-serine ammonia-lyase, with the protein MFLSVFEMFKVGIGPSSSHTMGPMVAAAKFLDIMRASPFKFAGVKASLHGSLAFTGVGHATDRATILGLAGFRPDTYDHEKAETALTQIHQSHEISPEGLGTLKFNPKDDLHFDFGPALPGHANGMILMATDNQGDVILQETFYSIGGGFVVTEAELTAGKATDEGDPVPYPFKSAAEMLQMAETSGKSIADMKRSNEISRGGADNLSKGCARIWQVMNDCIDRGLTNDGTLPGGLNVRRRAKSIHDALMAERGMNLTAPHTINDWMSAYAMAVNEENAAGGQVVTAPTNGAAGVLPSVIRYWLDHVPGATQSRIDEFLLTSAAIGGLVKFNASISGAEAGCQAEVGSASAMAAAGLCAVMGGTPEQVENAAEIALEHHLGMTCDPVKGLVQVPCIERNGLGAVKAVSAASLALRGDGEHFVPLDACIETMRQIGEDMHEKYKETSLGGLAVNVPNC; encoded by the coding sequence ATGTTCCTTTCGGTTTTTGAAATGTTCAAAGTGGGCATTGGCCCGTCGTCGTCCCATACGATGGGCCCGATGGTGGCCGCCGCGAAGTTCCTGGACATCATGCGCGCAAGCCCATTCAAATTCGCAGGCGTCAAGGCCAGCCTGCACGGCTCGCTTGCCTTCACCGGTGTCGGCCATGCGACAGACCGCGCCACGATCCTTGGCCTCGCGGGGTTTCGACCAGACACCTATGATCACGAAAAGGCCGAAACGGCCCTGACGCAGATCCACCAAAGCCACGAGATCTCGCCCGAAGGCCTCGGGACGCTCAAGTTCAATCCAAAAGACGACCTGCATTTTGATTTTGGCCCCGCTCTGCCGGGCCACGCCAATGGCATGATCCTGATGGCGACCGACAACCAAGGCGACGTGATCCTGCAAGAGACGTTCTATTCCATCGGCGGCGGCTTTGTTGTGACCGAGGCCGAACTGACCGCAGGGAAGGCCACGGATGAGGGCGACCCCGTCCCCTATCCCTTCAAATCCGCCGCCGAAATGCTGCAGATGGCCGAGACCTCCGGCAAATCCATCGCCGACATGAAGCGTAGCAACGAAATATCACGCGGCGGGGCGGACAACCTCTCCAAAGGCTGCGCCCGCATCTGGCAGGTCATGAACGACTGCATCGACCGCGGCCTTACCAACGACGGCACCCTCCCCGGAGGCCTCAATGTGCGTCGCCGTGCCAAGTCGATCCATGACGCTCTGATGGCGGAACGCGGTATGAACCTGACAGCGCCCCATACCATCAACGACTGGATGAGCGCCTATGCGATGGCCGTTAACGAAGAGAACGCGGCTGGAGGTCAGGTGGTAACCGCGCCGACCAACGGAGCCGCTGGCGTTTTGCCTTCTGTCATCCGCTACTGGCTCGATCACGTGCCTGGTGCCACCCAAAGCCGGATTGATGAGTTCCTGCTGACCTCCGCCGCCATCGGCGGCCTCGTGAAATTTAATGCCTCAATCTCTGGTGCCGAGGCCGGGTGTCAGGCCGAAGTCGGCTCCGCCTCCGCTATGGCGGCGGCTGGGCTTTGCGCCGTCATGGGCGGCACGCCCGAGCAGGTTGAGAACGCCGCCGAGATCGCATTGGAACATCACCTCGGCATGACCTGCGATCCGGTCAAAGGCCTCGTTCAGGTCCCCTGCATCGAACGCAATGGCTTGGGCGCGGTCAAAGCGGTGTCTGCGGCCTCACTCGCCCTGCGGGGCGACGGCGAACACTTCGTGCCGCTGGACGCTTGCATCGAAACCATGCGCCAGATCGGTGAAGACATGCACGAGAAATACAAAGAGACTTCGCTAGGGGGCCTCGCCGTCAACGTGCCGAACTGCTAG
- a CDS encoding lytic transglycosylase domain-containing protein produces MTRLLMIATLVVSLGAAGGTWAQSAPAFPDFSAKRVKPPAPGAKKRINVQIDSAPVVPAPVLPVDIVSPKGAPEPLYEWFWDAVDPSTATSSGPGRVSDALEVLTTPSAQEALPPPRLQSLQDIVTLYGLDIMLATIGTDVSPALALSVIYVESGGKIDAVSGAGAQGLMQLIPATATRFNVSDVFDAKDNITGGVRYLDWLMGEFSEDPILVLAAYNSGENAVRNNQGVPPFAETRNYVPRVLSAFSVAKGLCITPPLLASDGCVFANLGN; encoded by the coding sequence ATGACTCGTTTGCTGATGATTGCGACTCTTGTGGTGTCACTTGGGGCTGCCGGCGGGACTTGGGCGCAATCTGCACCCGCTTTTCCGGATTTTTCGGCCAAACGCGTTAAACCGCCTGCGCCGGGGGCGAAAAAGCGCATCAATGTTCAGATTGATTCCGCTCCCGTCGTGCCTGCGCCGGTCTTGCCGGTGGATATTGTCTCGCCCAAAGGAGCGCCTGAGCCGCTCTACGAATGGTTTTGGGACGCGGTGGACCCGTCGACCGCGACGTCGTCAGGCCCCGGACGGGTGTCCGATGCTCTAGAGGTTTTGACGACGCCTTCAGCGCAGGAGGCCTTGCCGCCGCCGCGCCTTCAATCGCTTCAGGATATTGTAACGCTTTATGGGCTGGACATTATGCTTGCGACAATCGGGACGGATGTCTCGCCGGCTTTGGCCTTGTCGGTGATCTATGTGGAATCGGGCGGGAAGATCGATGCGGTCAGCGGGGCTGGCGCGCAGGGGTTGATGCAGTTGATCCCGGCGACGGCGACGCGCTTTAATGTATCGGATGTTTTTGATGCAAAGGACAACATCACCGGTGGGGTGAGGTATCTGGATTGGTTGATGGGCGAGTTTAGTGAGGATCCGATCCTCGTGCTGGCCGCCTATAATAGTGGCGAGAACGCGGTTCGGAACAATCAGGGCGTCCCGCCGTTTGCAGAGACCCGCAACTATGTGCCGCGCGTTCTATCAGCGTTTTCCGTTGCAAAGGGGCTCTGTATCACGCCGCCGCTGTTGGCCAGCGACGGCTGCGTGTTTGCGAACTTGGGGAACTAG
- a CDS encoding Flp family type IVb pilin: MAKFFEHFLRDDSGAITVEWVVLTAGLVGLAISAGTIVETETNQLAADIGATVQAWDATTTVATPSE, from the coding sequence ATGGCTAAGTTTTTCGAGCATTTCCTTCGGGACGACTCCGGTGCAATTACCGTGGAATGGGTCGTTTTGACAGCTGGCCTTGTCGGGCTGGCGATTTCGGCGGGCACGATTGTGGAAACAGAAACCAACCAACTGGCAGCTGACATCGGCGCGACCGTACAAGCATGGGACGCAACGACAACAGTCGCAACGCCAAGCGAATAA
- the cpaB gene encoding Flp pilus assembly protein CpaB: protein MRGIFAVVLLVGVGLAGFAVYMAQNYIEGYQRALAQERQAAKPAIETVDIMVAKATMKYGEKLDPENVVLIKWPKNSMPAGVFNSSEELFPNNNSDARHVLRPMEPGEPIMAIKISEPGEGAGLTTRLSKGMRAFAIRVDVASGVSGFLRPGDRVDVYWTGSVRAVREGGNRDITKLIQAGVDLIAIDQNSDVDAVEGTIARTVTVAVSPAQVAALAQAQNSGRLSLSLVGAADDTIAQTIEVDQKSLLGIQEEEQVAEVVEEEKVCTIRTRRGAEVVEIAIPCSN from the coding sequence ATGCGTGGTATTTTTGCAGTCGTTTTGCTTGTCGGTGTCGGCCTTGCCGGTTTCGCCGTCTACATGGCGCAAAACTATATCGAAGGCTATCAACGGGCTTTGGCTCAGGAACGCCAAGCCGCTAAGCCTGCGATCGAAACCGTCGACATCATGGTTGCCAAAGCCACCATGAAATATGGCGAGAAACTCGATCCAGAAAACGTCGTGCTGATCAAATGGCCGAAAAATTCCATGCCCGCTGGAGTGTTCAATTCCAGCGAAGAGCTTTTCCCCAACAATAATTCCGACGCCCGCCACGTTCTGCGTCCGATGGAACCAGGTGAGCCGATCATGGCCATCAAGATCTCTGAGCCCGGCGAAGGCGCTGGCCTGACCACACGTCTTTCCAAAGGCATGCGCGCTTTTGCAATCCGAGTGGATGTGGCCAGTGGCGTGTCTGGCTTCCTGCGCCCGGGTGACCGTGTCGACGTGTACTGGACAGGCTCTGTCCGTGCTGTCCGCGAAGGTGGCAACCGTGACATCACCAAGTTGATCCAAGCCGGTGTGGATCTGATCGCGATTGACCAGAACTCTGACGTTGACGCTGTTGAAGGTACGATTGCGCGCACCGTCACTGTTGCTGTGAGCCCGGCTCAAGTGGCAGCGCTCGCTCAAGCCCAGAACTCTGGCCGTTTGTCCCTCTCCCTCGTGGGCGCGGCGGACGACACCATCGCGCAAACCATCGAGGTGGATCAGAAATCTCTGCTGGGTATCCAGGAAGAAGAACAAGTGGCCGAAGTGGTCGAGGAAGAGAAAGTCTGCACCATCCGCACCCGCCGTGGCGCCGAGGTGGTCGAGATCGCCATTCCCTGCTCAAACTGA